Proteins found in one Bremerella volcania genomic segment:
- a CDS encoding DUF1501 domain-containing protein: MASSVAGAMPMGSRISGQAEHVISIWLGGGMGQIDTFDPKAKGDPKARKPGAYYDAIPTCVNDVQVCEHLSKLAPIMDRVTAVRTVNHAVIDEHAAATNWMHVGRPVSGTVVYPSLGSIVAHERGAASDDVPAYVLIGYPNATRGPGFLGAQHSYLYLTETGRGPAGLSPPLGVDRARQKRRESFLTKLRSLQPETREAVLKDYEATIDLSLKLSGPEFMSSFDLEQEAADLREGYGGEFGQRCLLARRLVERGVRFIEVSHNLNFLNGAGWDVHNGGILEQHRLIQELDTAMAALILDLEQRKMLDKTLIVVTTEFGRPPEFDSGGGRGHQGSAFTCVLAGGGLKHSGAYGQTDELAKKIVSDPVSVPDFFATIHAAMGIDYAKSLYDGDRPVPITDGGQPIKALFA, from the coding sequence ATGGCGAGCTCAGTTGCTGGCGCCATGCCCATGGGTAGCCGGATCAGCGGTCAGGCCGAGCATGTCATCTCCATTTGGCTGGGGGGTGGCATGGGGCAGATCGATACGTTTGACCCAAAGGCCAAGGGGGACCCGAAGGCCCGGAAACCAGGCGCATATTACGATGCTATTCCAACCTGCGTTAACGACGTTCAGGTCTGCGAGCATCTCTCGAAGCTGGCACCAATCATGGATCGTGTTACCGCGGTTCGTACGGTCAACCACGCCGTAATCGACGAACACGCCGCAGCGACGAACTGGATGCATGTGGGAAGACCTGTCAGTGGAACGGTGGTTTATCCATCGCTTGGGTCAATCGTCGCGCATGAACGCGGAGCGGCATCCGACGACGTGCCAGCCTACGTTCTCATTGGTTACCCCAACGCGACCCGTGGGCCAGGTTTTCTGGGAGCACAGCATAGTTACCTTTATTTGACGGAAACCGGCCGCGGACCGGCAGGTTTGTCACCACCGTTGGGGGTCGACCGCGCGCGTCAGAAGCGGCGGGAAAGCTTTCTGACAAAACTTCGCAGCTTGCAGCCGGAAACGCGAGAGGCTGTCTTGAAGGATTACGAGGCGACCATCGACCTCAGTCTAAAACTAAGTGGTCCTGAGTTCATGAGCAGCTTCGACCTTGAGCAAGAAGCGGCCGACTTACGCGAGGGATACGGTGGCGAGTTCGGACAGCGATGTCTATTGGCCCGGCGTCTGGTCGAACGGGGCGTTCGTTTCATCGAAGTCTCGCACAACCTCAACTTTTTGAATGGTGCTGGTTGGGACGTTCACAATGGCGGCATTCTTGAACAGCATAGGCTGATTCAGGAACTCGACACGGCGATGGCGGCGCTGATCCTCGACCTTGAACAGCGTAAGATGCTCGACAAGACGCTCATCGTCGTCACTACCGAGTTTGGCCGTCCGCCGGAATTCGATAGTGGTGGTGGCCGCGGTCACCAAGGTTCGGCGTTCACGTGTGTGCTGGCTGGTGGAGGGCTGAAGCATTCCGGGGCCTATGGTCAGACGGACGAACTCGCGAAGAAGATCGTCAGCGACCCAGTCTCGGTTCCTGACTTTTTCGCGACAATTCACGCCGCGATGGGCATTGACTACGCCAAGTCGCTTTACGATGGCGACCGACCTGTGCCGATCACCGATGGCGGCCAGCCGATCAAGGCCTTGTTCGCTTAA
- a CDS encoding DUF1553 domain-containing protein, whose protein sequence is MRSLRCHLLILAFGFVGIYATAHASEPVVLWDFGAEEETPLIAHGGVHRDVPGPRPPSYPDFEDTNTAVKFDGRGAYFSYDDPGHLSPFDFTNGDSITIEAWVNARDLKDNENLYIMGKGRTGNPEFAPDNQNWALRLRGVKGTARVSFLFATPGNGSGSHWHRWTTSDGFIARTGWHHVAVTYEFGKPESVQGWVDGKQLPGAWDMGGPTTVAPVVDDDSVWIGSALKGSASNSFRGYLDAVALHRVALDADTLKKRFHRVGEAPKPEPAPESMPKLGDLPADRVTVTFHEGMPSHTRWLDFDEDYPVEVTRWETSEFLTPRLPLRYDSWGIRDSWNAPVLVRMAADVNLPEGEQTFLLRARGLSRLWVDGKLVAKKGALQGSPSGEEPITPVADPPLPGHRIKQHRLHEETGIFRTTKQGTHRVVAETMAGGKKFRAEPGEFTVALLTPDGKQYQVLGPAESPDAPLPLTDEAFEGALQRIESSLASHDDRNRRAAAKSRNSFWENRHRLARQWVEANPGPAIPRQSATTNPIDTFLASRIEQAKAATQGTSPEEAKQFHSEVLPILRSECFRCHSEKDSGGLQLNSREMAVGGGYSGPAIVPGDATASEMMTRIRHEDADMRMPPTGKSLSAQQIKTLETWINDGAKWPELPLSAEETELAPIVGDAKFIRRAYLDTVGIIPTEDEVRAFLQDNSPDKRAKLVDRLLDDPRWADHWVSYWQDVLAENPTLINATLNASGPFRWFLHDALRDDKSLDRMVTELMMMRGSPEDGGSAGFAKAAQNDSPFAAKGHIVANAFLGIELQCARCHDSPYHSTTQEDLYSIAAMFARKSLSVPKSSSVPVAFFDSQDREPLIEVTLKPGQAVQPQWPFSDETGIEDSDALAAYLENEKDSRERLTALVTAPENERFAEVSVNRIWRRLVGAGIVEPPHDWEGTKPSHPELLKWLARDFVANGYSVKHTTRLIMNSDLYQREAAGNQQDADSTRRLFNAPQRRRMTAEQIVDSFYGAAGKEIDVEMLTLDPDGRRPASNRNNLGCVERAWMLASISNERDRPSLTLPRVSVIDDVMVAFGWSAERQIPRTDRETEPNVLQPAVIANGTMTVWLTRASHESPLADLAVEAKSPERLVDSVFLRFLSRMPSEQERALFADVLRDGFEERLVPKDQVKEPEPLERLPQVTWSNHLRSDANTIQQEHARRARVGPPADPRLQPKWREVYEDMVWSVVNLREFVWIP, encoded by the coding sequence ATGAGATCGCTTCGCTGCCATCTACTCATCCTAGCTTTTGGGTTCGTTGGCATTTACGCAACGGCGCACGCATCTGAGCCCGTCGTTTTATGGGACTTTGGCGCGGAAGAGGAAACACCGCTCATCGCGCACGGGGGCGTCCATCGTGATGTTCCAGGCCCCCGTCCTCCTTCGTATCCCGATTTTGAAGATACCAATACGGCGGTCAAGTTTGATGGTCGAGGAGCCTACTTTTCCTACGACGACCCTGGACATCTCAGTCCGTTCGATTTCACTAACGGCGACTCAATCACCATCGAAGCTTGGGTGAATGCTCGAGATCTGAAAGATAATGAGAACCTGTACATCATGGGGAAAGGTCGTACCGGTAACCCCGAGTTCGCTCCGGACAATCAGAATTGGGCCCTGCGGCTGAGAGGAGTCAAAGGGACGGCACGCGTCAGCTTTTTGTTCGCGACCCCGGGCAACGGCTCGGGGTCACACTGGCATCGATGGACCACAAGCGATGGCTTCATCGCGCGCACAGGCTGGCATCACGTGGCCGTCACATACGAGTTTGGTAAGCCTGAGAGTGTCCAAGGGTGGGTTGACGGCAAACAGTTGCCAGGTGCGTGGGATATGGGGGGGCCGACCACAGTGGCTCCTGTCGTGGATGATGATAGCGTCTGGATAGGGTCGGCGCTAAAAGGAAGTGCTTCGAATTCGTTTCGCGGATATCTCGATGCAGTCGCACTTCATCGCGTGGCCCTTGATGCGGATACGCTGAAGAAGCGATTTCACCGAGTAGGCGAAGCGCCAAAGCCAGAACCTGCGCCAGAATCAATGCCGAAACTGGGCGATCTTCCTGCCGATCGTGTGACGGTCACTTTCCACGAAGGCATGCCGTCTCACACGCGATGGCTCGATTTCGATGAGGATTATCCCGTAGAAGTCACCCGTTGGGAAACATCCGAGTTCCTTACACCACGACTTCCGCTGCGGTATGACAGCTGGGGAATTCGAGATAGCTGGAATGCCCCAGTGCTGGTGAGAATGGCGGCGGATGTAAACTTGCCTGAAGGGGAACAGACTTTCCTGCTGCGTGCACGAGGTCTAAGCCGGTTGTGGGTCGATGGGAAGCTTGTCGCCAAGAAGGGGGCTCTTCAAGGATCGCCTAGTGGCGAGGAACCCATCACCCCGGTTGCCGATCCACCTCTTCCAGGTCATCGGATCAAGCAGCACCGCCTTCACGAAGAGACAGGCATTTTTAGAACAACTAAACAAGGAACGCATCGCGTCGTCGCCGAGACGATGGCCGGTGGTAAGAAGTTCCGTGCCGAGCCAGGCGAATTCACGGTCGCGCTGCTTACGCCCGACGGAAAGCAGTATCAAGTACTCGGTCCTGCCGAAAGTCCGGACGCTCCACTCCCTTTGACGGACGAAGCGTTCGAGGGGGCACTTCAGCGCATCGAAAGCTCGTTAGCTTCGCACGACGACCGTAACCGACGCGCGGCAGCCAAGTCACGCAATTCCTTTTGGGAAAACCGTCATCGATTGGCCAGGCAGTGGGTCGAAGCTAATCCAGGCCCTGCCATTCCTCGGCAATCGGCCACGACCAATCCGATCGACACATTCCTTGCCAGTCGAATTGAACAAGCCAAAGCGGCCACCCAAGGAACTTCACCCGAAGAAGCTAAGCAATTCCATTCGGAAGTTCTTCCCATCTTGCGAAGTGAGTGCTTTCGTTGTCACAGCGAGAAGGACTCAGGCGGTCTCCAGTTAAACTCGCGGGAAATGGCGGTTGGTGGAGGCTACTCCGGACCGGCAATTGTGCCTGGAGATGCCACGGCCAGCGAAATGATGACGCGTATTCGGCACGAGGATGCCGACATGCGGATGCCGCCCACGGGCAAATCGCTTTCTGCGCAGCAAATCAAGACCTTGGAAACTTGGATCAATGACGGCGCGAAATGGCCTGAGTTGCCGCTATCGGCAGAAGAAACGGAGCTCGCGCCGATTGTGGGCGATGCCAAGTTTATTCGCCGAGCCTATCTCGATACGGTTGGCATTATTCCCACCGAGGATGAGGTACGTGCCTTCCTGCAAGACAATTCGCCGGACAAAAGAGCCAAGTTGGTCGATCGTCTTCTCGATGATCCGCGCTGGGCAGATCACTGGGTGAGCTACTGGCAAGATGTCCTGGCCGAGAACCCCACCCTGATCAATGCGACGCTCAACGCCAGTGGCCCATTTCGCTGGTTCCTGCATGATGCACTGCGAGATGATAAATCGCTCGACCGAATGGTTACTGAATTGATGATGATGCGAGGTAGCCCCGAAGATGGCGGTAGCGCTGGTTTCGCGAAAGCCGCCCAGAATGATTCTCCGTTTGCCGCAAAGGGGCACATCGTGGCCAATGCGTTCCTGGGAATTGAACTTCAGTGTGCGCGTTGTCATGACTCCCCTTATCACAGCACGACGCAAGAGGACCTCTACTCAATTGCGGCCATGTTCGCTAGGAAATCTCTTTCGGTTCCCAAATCAAGTTCGGTCCCAGTCGCGTTCTTCGACAGTCAGGATCGCGAACCACTGATTGAAGTCACACTCAAACCGGGTCAGGCAGTTCAACCGCAGTGGCCGTTTTCGGACGAAACAGGCATTGAAGATAGCGATGCTCTCGCCGCTTATCTCGAGAACGAAAAAGATAGCCGCGAGCGATTAACGGCGCTGGTCACAGCCCCTGAAAACGAACGTTTTGCCGAGGTCTCGGTCAATCGAATTTGGCGAAGACTCGTCGGCGCGGGGATCGTGGAGCCACCACATGACTGGGAAGGGACGAAGCCGAGTCATCCCGAACTTCTGAAGTGGTTGGCCCGTGACTTTGTCGCCAATGGGTACAGCGTCAAGCACACCACGCGACTGATCATGAATTCGGATCTCTACCAGCGCGAAGCGGCTGGAAATCAACAGGATGCCGATTCGACTCGACGACTATTCAATGCTCCGCAGCGTCGCCGGATGACGGCCGAGCAGATTGTCGACTCGTTTTATGGTGCGGCTGGAAAGGAAATCGATGTCGAGATGCTGACGCTTGACCCTGACGGACGTCGACCTGCCAGCAATCGAAACAATTTAGGGTGCGTCGAACGTGCCTGGATGCTGGCGAGTATTTCCAACGAACGTGACCGACCAAGTTTGACCCTTCCTCGTGTTTCGGTCATCGATGACGTGATGGTCGCTTTCGGTTGGTCCGCCGAGCGTCAGATTCCACGTACCGATCGCGAAACCGAACCGAATGTGCTTCAGCCTGCCGTCATCGCCAATGGAACCATGACGGTATGGCTTACCAGGGCATCTCACGAGAGCCCCCTGGCCGACTTGGCCGTTGAAGCAAAGTCTCCGGAACGACTGGTCGATTCGGTGTTCTTGCGGTTTCTTAGTCGAATGCCAAGTGAACAGGAACGTGCGTTGTTCGCCGATGTCCTTCGTGATGGCTTTGAAGAACGGCTTGTTCCGAAAGATCAGGTCAAAGAACCGGAACCACTTGAACGACTTCCCCAAGTAACTTGGTCAAATCATTTACGTTCCGACGCAAATACCATTCAGCAAGAGCATGCACGCCGAGCGCGAGTTGGGCCACCTGCTGATCCACGACTTCAGCCCAAATGGCGCGAGGTGTATGAAGACATGGTGTGGAGCGTCGTGAATTTGCGAGAATTCGTCTGGATACCCTAG
- a CDS encoding sulfatase-like hydrolase/transferase, which translates to MRTSPNCKYAVIGLGCLLFSTISSPASALSPDSPKPPNVLLLVADDLGYAELGCQGNASVKTPRIDAFSQTAVRCTQAYVTAPNCSPSRAGFLTGRIPLRFGYEFNPIGARNEDSQTGLPSKQQTMAEYLHDAGYTNGLVGKWHLGGAADYHPQRHGFDEFFGFLHEGHYFVPSPWNETTTWIRRKGLPLGHIDRYQVSKNLIYSSHMGHDEPDYDANNPILREGQPVVENAYFTDAITREATSFIERYRSSPWFLYVAYNAVHSPLQAKNETLTLFKEENDIHRRIFLAMLYDLDRSVGQILQSLEETGQSDSTLVVFFSDNGGPTKETTASNVPLRDGKGSMYEGGIRVPFLIRWPGQLQGGSVSDAVVSSLDLFPALTGLIGTKSPYELDGIDIAKVIGNPELGSKRTLYWRQGKRAALREGRWKIVAPNGHDTTSKWQLFDLEDDPSETIDLSNSQDQRQRMEDLLRKWHELNQEMAEPLF; encoded by the coding sequence ATGAGAACTTCCCCCAATTGCAAATATGCTGTGATCGGCCTTGGCTGCCTCCTATTCAGTACTATTAGCTCACCAGCGTCCGCGCTATCACCAGATTCGCCAAAGCCGCCCAATGTATTGCTTCTGGTAGCCGATGACCTAGGCTATGCCGAGTTAGGCTGTCAAGGAAATGCGTCCGTCAAAACGCCAAGAATTGATGCTTTCAGTCAGACGGCAGTACGCTGCACCCAGGCTTATGTGACTGCGCCAAATTGCAGCCCTTCGCGGGCCGGGTTTCTCACTGGAAGAATTCCACTGCGATTTGGCTACGAATTCAACCCAATTGGTGCCCGCAATGAAGACTCGCAGACAGGTTTACCAAGCAAACAACAAACCATGGCGGAGTACCTGCACGATGCTGGCTATACAAACGGTCTGGTAGGCAAGTGGCATCTCGGCGGTGCCGCGGACTATCATCCGCAGCGTCATGGTTTCGACGAATTCTTCGGCTTTCTTCATGAGGGCCATTATTTCGTGCCCAGCCCGTGGAACGAGACGACTACTTGGATCCGCCGAAAAGGGCTTCCGCTTGGTCACATTGATCGCTACCAGGTCTCGAAGAATCTGATCTACTCATCTCATATGGGGCATGACGAACCCGATTACGATGCGAACAACCCGATACTTCGCGAAGGACAGCCGGTTGTCGAAAACGCTTACTTCACCGATGCGATCACCCGCGAGGCGACCTCGTTTATCGAGCGTTACCGCTCAAGCCCCTGGTTTCTGTATGTCGCCTACAACGCGGTGCACAGTCCGCTCCAAGCCAAGAACGAGACGCTAACACTTTTTAAGGAGGAAAACGACATTCACCGCCGCATCTTCCTTGCGATGCTTTATGATTTAGACCGCAGTGTCGGACAAATCCTGCAATCCCTTGAAGAAACAGGGCAAAGCGACAGCACATTGGTCGTATTCTTCAGTGATAACGGCGGACCAACCAAAGAAACGACCGCCAGCAATGTTCCACTGCGAGACGGCAAAGGAAGCATGTACGAAGGTGGTATTCGTGTTCCTTTCTTGATTCGTTGGCCAGGACAACTCCAGGGTGGATCGGTATCGGACGCTGTTGTCAGTTCACTCGATCTTTTTCCCGCGCTGACGGGTTTGATCGGCACCAAGTCACCATATGAGTTAGACGGCATTGATATTGCGAAGGTTATCGGCAACCCAGAATTAGGTAGCAAACGAACTCTTTACTGGCGACAAGGCAAAAGGGCGGCTCTACGGGAAGGCCGCTGGAAAATTGTTGCCCCGAATGGACACGATACCACCAGTAAGTGGCAATTGTTCGACCTCGAGGACGATCCCTCAGAGACAATTGATCTCTCGAATAGCCAGGATCAGCGGCAGCGGATGGAGGACCTATTAAGGAAATGGCACGAGCTAAATCAGGAGATGGCCGAGCCCCTCTTTTGA